The region attgtttttcttcGGTTTTGTAGCTCAAAGGCAAGTTGGTGAAACTGCCCTTAATGATAACAGCTCACGATCACACCAGATAATAAGGCTGGTAACTTTCGTGAATCATAATTTCTTTTGATGCTCTTAACATAAAAACTTTCTTCTAACAAGTAACTCATTTACTGTCTGCACAGACAATTCAAAGTACTCTCCGTGAAAATTCTGATTGCGTGAGGTCCTTTGTTGCAAGCTTGGTAAATATAAAACATTCTTACCTTTATCTGATCATTTAGATTGCATTGGTGATTACTTCCATTATAAGTTATTGATATTGTCAATCTGCAGAATTTTGTTGATCTAGCTGGAAGCGAAAGAGCTTCACAGACACATGCAGATGGTGCTAGGCTTAGGGAAGGATGCCATATTAACCTCAgcttgatgacactcacaacaGTAATCAGAAAGCTCAGGTCAGAATCTACTATAGCATACTTGATATGGAGAGACAGTTTACACATTTTAAAGCCTGCTTTCATCTTAAATGTTTGCTTATCTGTATTGATATGTGCCTTTTCCTTGGGCAGTTTTACATGTTACAAAGGGCTCTAGAAAAGAAACACACACCTTCCTACCATATAATTAGTCAAAActtatatatgaatatttcaaATATAGTTTCATCTGCTTCAAGTTAGGTGAATTTATGTAAAATTCGTACATTGTGATAAATTCATGTCTTCATGAAAGCCTCAGAATCTCATATCAGCAACTTGTATAAGAGCAGAGTAGCACAAGCCTTTTTTACCCCTTTCTAGCAGCACGTCTCACTATTACAATCGGAAAGTGGCCTCACTTGATTTTTAACAATATACGCGAAACTCTTTATCATAAACCTGATAAGGTTGAAACCTCCAATTGGTGTCTCAACTACATGCTTTCATACTAAATGTAACATGAGCAATAGCCAGAACAATGAAAGCCCCAAATTATACTTAAACTTCTCAACGTAATGTTTGGGACATGATCTTCATACCCTTCTTGACAGCTTattagttttaattatattgatTGTCTGATATTTTAATAATCTTTTGGTTGCTTCTTGAATAATTTACATGCAGTGTTGGCAAAAGAAGTGGCCATATACCCTACAGAGACTCAAAGCTTACTCGCATATTGCAGCACTCACTTGGGGGGAATGCACGCACGGCCATCATATGTACTCTGAGTCCAGCCCTGAGCCATGTTGAACAATCGCGAAACACTCTCTACTTTGCCACCCGCGCAAAGGAAGTAACAAATAATGCCCATGTGAACATGGTACTGTTGCTTTCTTCTCACTGTGTTCATTTGCATTTTccatcaattttaaataaagatcaataatgatttctttcttctttaaacAAATTATCAGGTTGTTTCAGACAAGCAGCTAGTAAGACATTTGCAGAAGGAAGTAGCCAGGCTGGAAGCAGAACTGCGCACTCCTGATCCATCAAAGGAAAAGGATTGGAAAATTCAGCAGGTAAATTGTGATACATATCTGGCCTGATTTTGAGTTAATGGAGTGCAATTGAATCCATGATAGTTATGTCACGTTATTGATCATGTCTAGATGGAGATGGAAATTGAGGAATTGAGACGGCAAAGAGATGTTGCACAATCTCAGGTGGATGAACTACGGAAAAAACTTCAGGAGGACCAGCAGGTCTGTCTTTGTCGCTGTCTCTGTCTCTTTCTGACTCTCTCTGCCTGACACACACTTACAGATGAAATAATACATGAGCAGTTTCAACTTTCTcacagaaagagaaaaaagaagattatTTCATTTCAACTTACCCTTCCATTTCTGTCGTTCAGAGTTCAAATCCATTTGAATCACCCCATCCAGTGAAGAAGTGTCTCTCCTATACTGGTGAAGCCAAGGAGCTAGGCCGTGTTGACAAAGTAAGAAGTACAATGTTGAGGCAGTCTATGAGGCAATCATCAACTGCTCCATTCACGCTTATGCATGAGATTCGTAAACTAGAACATCTCCAGGAGCAGCTTGGAGAAGAAGCAAATAGAGCGCTGGAAGTACTACAAAAGGAAGTGGATTGTCATAGACTGGGTAATCAGGATGCAGCTGAAACAATTGCTAAGCTGCAATCAGAAATAAGGGACATGCGTTCCATGCATTCAGTACCAAAAGAAGTTGGAAACACAGTTGCTCCTAACAAGAGTGTCAGTACCAACCTGAAGGAAGAGATTACAAGACTTCATTCACAAGGCAGCACCATCGCCAACCTTGAGGAGCAGCTTGAAAATGTTCAGAAGTCCATAGACAAATTGGTAATGTCTCTTCCAAGTAATTATCACCAGTTTAACAGTGAATCATCGCCCAAGGCTAAGAAGGAacataaaaagaagaagttacTGCCTTTGGCTTCGAGTAATGTTGCCAACGTCCAAAATTTTATAAGATCTCCTTGCTCCCCTCTATCAGCTTCTCGGCAAGTTTTGGATTCTGATATTGAAAATAGAGCTCCTGAGCCTGAGCATGATGATACTGTGTCCATTGACACTCTGCCAGAGTCTGAAAAGGAGACACCGACCAAGAGTGAAGATGGTGGAGATGTCTCATCTAAGGAAAACACTCCCGGTTATCGACGTTGTAGCTCGGTTAACATGAAGAAAATGCAAAAGATGTTCCAAAATGCTGCAGAAGAGAATGTAAGAAGCATAAGAGCATATGTAACAGAACTGAAAGAACGTGTGGCCAAACTTCAATACCAAAAACAATTACTTGTTTGCCAGGTACAATATCTACTTGTCTTTCTATTATTAATTTCTTCCTATTTTGTCCACTAGATTCAGAAGTTCAAGTAATTTCATATGCATTTATTATATGTCTATAGGTGGTGGAGCTGGAAGCAAATGAAGCAGCTGGGTACAATCTAGAGGATGAAGAAAACATTGAGCCAGAGTTGCCGCAGGTTTCATGGCAAGTGACTTTTAGGGAGCAAAGGCAGCAGATCATCGAGTTATGGGATTTGTGTTACGTCTCCATCATTCACAGGACCCAgttttatttgttattcaagGGCGACCCGGCTGATCAAATTTACATGGAAGTGGAGCTCAGACGCCTGACTTGGTTGCAGCAGCACCTAGCAGAACTCGGGAATGCAAGCCCAGCTCCCATGGGAGACGAGCCCACAATCTCTTTGTCATCAAGGTAggtgtttttcctctctctccctTCTCCTTCGAGGCAGCTTGTCTAAATTGGGAGTGAATTGTGGAGTCTGAtaagaatttaataatttaatttatattttaacactccctTTTGCGTGTGCACTCAAACTCCGGTTTAATAAGTGAGATTCAAACGCGTGATGAATTGTAGAATCAGGGTTCGAAATTGTGACCCACCatagcttaagttgataggaaggGATCAAATTCAACTGCAAAAGTGGATTTTTCATATCTTCTTTCTGATGTTCAGTGTCACCTTTTTAGTCGTTCAAGTTGACtgaaaatataatttgattGAAATCTGGTTGTGAAATGCGCAGTTTCAGAGCACTTAAGCGTGAAAGAGAGTTCCTGGCGAAGAGGTTGACATCGCGTTTGACAGTGGAGGAGAGAGATGCGTTGTACATTAAATGGGATATCCCACTTGAGGGGAAGCATAGGAAGATGCAATTTGTAAACAAGCTTTGGACAGATCCCCATGATGCTAAGCATGTACAGGAGAGTGCTGAAATAGTGGCAAAGCTTGTAGGGTTCTGTGAAAGTGGCAACTTGTCCAAGGAGATGTTCGAGCTTAATTTTGTGCTTCCATCTGATAAGAGGACATGGCTTGTGGGCTGGAATCAAATCTCAAACCTTCTTCATTTGTGATCAAATTACATTTTGTTGACATTCTTATTATCTCTTGTACATGAATATGAATTTTGGAGCTTTCCTCCAAAACGTCCAAGCTGTTATTTTTGTGACTCGTGGAGCGCCCTATATATGTATGATCATGGCTCCGGatattaatttttgtaattttcgtaTTTGAATAAAAGAATCGATTCTTTTCGCTTCCGTCTTATTCGGACTatcaaaatattgattaaatgattaaattttctctttcctttcaaCTTAACCTTTagagataagtgataatttaacacaGACTTTAAATATTTGAGAGAACGTGTCCCATTAACTtaaagcttttgagataaatagttgaaataaataatgatttaaaacgGAATTTTGAATATTGAGAGCGCCACGGTCTTGGGAATGCCATTAACAATGTTTCTATAGAATATAGTAGCTCCTAACCTGTCCCATATAATCGTCATATTTTCATAGAATTTGTCACCACATTACCTGTGTTTTCATCCAATATCGAATAGCTATctagtttataattttttcaattggcTATGTGTTTTGCTGGCATTCCAATTACATCatttcctacattttctcagTCGATTTTTTTAACAGAAGTTGTGTGAAATTCCAATGATACCcttaaaaagaattaattataattttttattttttattttttattttttttttaaaaaaaaagagggtgggggggggggggggggggggaattacAAGATGCCTCAAACAGAATCAGCAGGTAGTGAGAGGAAAAGGCCAAAAGGGGATCAAAATGTCTCATATCAATAAAGGGAGGGATTTCTTTAGgcaatggaagaaaaaaaaaaatgatatatgcttaattgttaatttgtattgtttttcttttcttttttgtttgagagGCCACAATAACTAACGTCTAGATCTACTACACTTTAGGACACATTTCATCAGTGGCGCCTCAAGAACAGAGGAGGGTATCAGTGCGTCCAGATTTGTTGTAGTGAACAAGTTCATCTTAGTCTTCAGCAGTTGAACCATAAAATGACCCAtcttaattttaaatgaaatgcgGAAGAGGATCTTGTGAAGACCCACGACTGTGGATCTtgtgacccttttttttttttcaaaaattaaaaatatcaaaggTATTTGTCATTGGGgggaggggacattgacaatttttggtagttttgggagACATTGACTCAATCTTTGGTTTCGAGGACATTGACAATcaggtggtagtttgaagggaatatgtatatttttttccaaagaATTTCCTCAAACCTCCAACGAGCAATGCTATACATCACACCCTCATTCCCTCCTATGGTCCCGAAGCCAATGTAGCGTGATTCCCCATAACATTTGGTGTTTGGAGATTGATTTTTTGGTCGAGGGAATAAAGCCACATAGGCTTTGGGGGGATGAGAGGAGGATGTGGATTGATTTATACCATCACTCACCTCTAACccagtttattaaaaaattaagttgttcTCACATGCAAAGGAAAACATGACAAATTTATAGATTCGATCAGAGTAAATCCCTTGATGAAATTCAGTTTggagaaaatttatgtcctttcaTTTGTATTATGCAGTCATTTTGAAGCTTATTTGCCATCTATATATTCTTTAGTTGTTTTGCTACTTATGCGACCCATTTTCAATTGGGAGCCAAGAAGTCCTTTGGTTCCATGAGTTCTGAATTTTAGAGTAGAAGTGAATGACTGGTTATCTTTGATATGTTACCTTTTgtttcaaataattttaaaataagattttaCTGCAAGATTCATATTATATCTCTTTATCTCTAGATGTCTTTTGGATACGTGTCAATCACCAGTGGTTAAATAATATATAGATATTGTTTCCAATCATTatgtgctatcattaaaaagatGTCATTTAATTGTGTAGAGAACTTACCTTCtgcaaaaaatttatttcactGTGTAATGCTGATTTATTGACATCTCTGGTTATATTGGCCAGTGTTTGGTGTCTGAATTTCGGAGTTCAAAAActattactttatttatttatttatttggcaCCAAAGAAAGATATACTTTTAAGAATAACATGAAAACTCCTGGTCACAAATATGTTCAAGGTAAACTAACCACTACTACTAGAGATGCCCTTATGGCAACTATTCAAATTCCACGAAAGCTGGTCTAATACTTGTCATTATTATGAAACAAATTGATCCATAGTCGCTGATAAGAAACAGCAACAGAGCCGTGACAATCAAGAGAGAAGAGGAACAGATTAGTCATGATTTATATCTTGTGTTTCTTTAGTCATTTTAGACACGTtaatctgtatatatatatatatatatatatgatatatcaatGGTGATTTTCATGTCACATCAGGAAATAAGTATTTGGGAGAAAGTACTTgaaagtacatgtagcatttctctgtTCTAATTATAATCGGAAATTTCTAGTAGATTCTCCATAAACTTTGATGGGAAGAAGATATGCAtgtgaatgagagagagagagagagagagagagagagaagcttcaGGACATGGTAGTAATGATTCAACATTGATTTTGATAGTACATTAGTAGCCTTGCAACAACtagaaaatatgataattaaacCACGCCAACAGACTCAATGTGGGAACATGTGCGCATGCATGACCCCCAATATTATTTCCAGCACAAACACTGCTACTACTAGCTAGCAcaagatatatatatgacaGACCACACCAActttaacataaaattaattaaccttCTAATTAATCTCCACCCTTGACACAATGCACCAAAGAAGCTTGGCGCATATAGGATGGAGAAGCATTCCCTTCACTGTTTCAGCCATCTAGCACTTGGGGAAGGGAGTTCCACAAGTGTTTGCAACTTTCCTGGCATTGGGGGAGTTCACAAACTTTTTGAGGTTGGGATTCTTGAGGTATTGGCAGAGGCAGGGCTTCTGTTCTTTGATCTTACCGCAGCAAACTGTAGATGGTGCGCTTGAAGATGTGATTGCACTCACACAAGGGCTCAGCTGCGTGGGGTTGCATGTTACTGCCACTGTTATCTGTGCTCTGGCTAGGAGCAGCAGCAGCAGAGCACACACTGCAATGTATGATGCCTTCATTTTTCACTCACTTGAGGGTGGCTaaagatgtgtgtgtgtgtttgtgtacgtgcgtgagagagagagagagagagagagagagagagggagagatgtaGAGAAAGATTGTAGGGTGTGTTGTGGATTTGGCTGTGGTTCCCTCTCAATTTATAGGGGAGAGATCAGTAAAAAGAAACCAGAAAAGGAATAGCAGGAGTGAAGGGAATTTCATGCCATTAAAAAAACCTCTGATTTGGATTAGCTACCAAAGAAaattttggtattaaaaaaagaaaaagaaaaaaggagccTCTTGTTGGGGCCTATTACTTTAAAGTTGGTCCATTGCTAAAAGGAGGGAATTAATTCACTTCGAAGATCTAAATCCAAAGATTtcagtccatttaatttttttttaaagggtggCTCATGAATGGGCGAGAATGATGCATTACATGTTAGGGCTTAACATGATATCTGAGCAAAGGTTTTGAGTATGTTAAGGCTTACTTATTAACAAGAAGTTTAAACACACCCatgaaagaaaatgttaaattataaattaagttattaaacGCATTGCTTCGTATCAGATTACACAGATAGCATACAACAATGTTTTTTAAAGCAGTTATCAAAATGAATATGAATGTATACCTCCATTTCTTTAGTACAGTAGATCTCAGAGTGAGGTAATGAACTCAAAAAATTAACTATTCctgtttagttttaatttcctTCCTTTAATGACAAACTGAACTGCATATAAACACctaatataagagagagagagagagagagagagagagagagagagagagagagagaaatagttCAAAAGAAGCATAATACTAAAATTTGGACGAGCAGAAGAACAGATTAAGTCAAGTTAGAGCATTTCTTTTGTCAAAGACTTATAGAAATAATTGAAGGCCCCAAAGTCAGCTTTATCAATCATCTTTCGGCGGAGCTCAAAGTACAAAATGCCATATGATCAGATTGATAGTTCATATGGCACTGTTCAAGAAGATCTGTTTCCTTGCCAAATTCATTCATATCAGCTTATAGTTAGCTGAAGTTTAATTTAAACGTTTGCTTGGCAACTTTATTAGCATAGCAAATGATAGACCTAGTATAAGAAAGGCAAACTAGCATTGTAAGAAAAATACGTACATCTCATATTTGgaccgttgaaaaaactacagcatgTGTGCCATGGTAGCAAACTAGCATCGTAAGAAAAATACGTACATCTCATATTTGgaccgttgaaaaaactacatcaCATGTACCATAGTTTTTTCAAGCCGTACGGGTGGTGTAATGATAAAATTAAGAAATCCTTTGTGAAGAAGAATAACCTTTTCTTTAAAGGCAGCAGGCCTGAGTCCACAATGATTTGCATGGCATTGGAGCATCCATCCAACTTCGTACTTCAAATGTTTTTGGTAAATCCAGCCAATTCAGGTGGGAAAAAGCAATGTCCTTTCATCATGATAACGTTTTAAGCATGGAGAAAGAACTGCTCCTCACCATATCTATCATAAGTATAAGAGGACTCAACAATTTTAtgcatattttaattaaatgctatatatatatatatataaattgttaaagtattgattaaatgattaaatttacctattcctatcagcttaagtttAACATGGTATATACAGGTCCTAAATTCTAATTGTCTCCTTTATTTaccttcaatttcaattaaatattcaatgtgTCTggcatcacctattaaaagagatTTTGAGCTTACAGTCTggcatcacctattaaaagagatTTTGAGCTTACACTTGACTTCAGCTTTTGAGATAGATGGTAATTTaacacgtatatatatatatatatagaagcacGAATGTATGAGACCACTGTGGTTGTGGTGCCTTTCGGTGATGCTGATGCGAGCAATTGCTGCAAGTTTGATTACAGCTTCTTAGTGTGGAGCCACATGCTCTTATCATTAGTTTGacctgctctctctctctctctctctctctctctctctctatatatatatatatatatatgagttttgTGTAATCATCAATGATTATAATCACTCATCATGAACCTTGTTGTCGGTACACTGCCACCACAATTGTCTGGCCTTAAGCTTTTGCACTGGTGAGAAAATTTAAAAGCAGGAGGCTTACTGGAGGAATAATAAGAGGATAAGGAGAGAAGACTTGTGCCGCATATGCATGTTCTACTGTACATGATGTACCCTGTTTTTGCCTTCTCAATAAAACTTCTTTTGTTGTCAACTATAAAACAAATTTATGTACCCAAAAGTTCTATTCTTTTTCTGCTAAGCAAAACGGATCAGAGACGTCGCCGGAGGTCGACACGGATTTGGCGTTGGTGACCTAAAcggtccaaatttaattttactctttctctctctctctctctctctttcttatgaAAAACTTGCCTAACTGTTAGGATACCAAACAAAAAGGGCCTAAAGAGTCGCTCATGGCTCGACCTAGTCGGCATAGTGATAAGAACCCGGGCAAGTATGAATAATGCACATGAGGCTCGAGCCCCTAGCTACCCCAAAACCTATGATCTCAAATCGAGTAAACTACATGAAAGCAAGATTTACCACTAGACCAACACCCTTTGGTGGTGCTTTATAGAAAACATTTCTAGGTTACAATTTTTCCTCCCACTCATAAACCCGTCAAGCTAAAATTTATGCATGAAGGATAGGAAtatgtgttaaaatattaattaaatgactaaTTTTACTatttcttatcaacttaaacttttgaaataagtgattttaatatgatatcagagCAGAGGTTTGAGTTCGAATCTTGACTCCACATtttacctcccatttcaattaaatatttcatgtgttaggCTTCACTTATTAACAAAAAGTTGAAGCCCACAATTAAAGGAAGAATTAAagcattaattaaatgattaaatttacaatcttatcagtttaaacttttaagataagtggttATTTAACAATATACACTTCAAACTAAATACTAGGTTCGAATTCTAAAAATCTATCGGCCGCGTGCTAATGCTTTCTCAATTTACTAATATGTAAGAAAGTATACAAGATGCCAAATTAGTGGATTTAGGTGATCAATTCAAATATAAGTTGTGCATGCCTGACAAAAGGGGTAATCAATTAGACCCACAGCACTTCAAATTTCATTCAATTCTTAGGCGAAATGTAAGAAAGTGGTAGATGAGTTGGCGAGTTTAGAGGTAAAGTTTAGGAGGGCCATGTAGAAAAAAGAGTTCTACTTTTCTAAGCATTTGCTCTTCTGCCTTTGTAGGCGCCCGCCACTTGAGCTTTCATTGTAGTTGAGATTTGTCTCCTTTATTGTGATGCATCAAGGATTTTACATGTTTGGTTAGAATACAAAGCAAATCTCGAAAAATCTTATTTTCCACACAAAATGCACTCTAAAGGGCcagaagagtaatgttatttagtagattgctaTATGACAGCTATACAACTAGGATGACGTAGCAGTAAAAATAAGTACTTATCAAATGAAAGATTTTTACTGTCGCATCATCAAGTTGTTTGACAGTAATATTACAATCTTCTAAATAGTATTATTCATGGTTGGATTCATCCGATGTTCGGATGTGTAGGTCATATGTAATAATGAAGCAAATCTAGCTAGCTAGTGTAGATTTAGTATCCACCTggtaagagaaaagaaagaaagagggggAGGGTGAGTGTTTTTCACCTGGTCCACAAAAAATTACCTCCTAAATGTTGAACAGAAAACAGGGAGAGatgttgaataataataaaagaaaaagagagagagagagagagagagagagagagagagagagagagagagagagagagagagagagagagagagagagagagagagagagagagagagagagagagagagaaagttatATGACAAATTTACTCCtaattaatgaattttaaataaatatatatagatataatgataatgaaacatagaagggaagaaaagacatttttcatccttttaattttttttttttttttttatcatcccTTCTACCAGACAGTCAAATAAAATATCATCTAACAGTTGGATCAGCTGAGATCTTGAGATCTTGAAAAATAGGGTTGAGTCAGCTGAGATATTGAAAATCGAACATGTCAAGCGAGAAGCGAATAAGGCCGCTCATACCATAGCTGAAGAAGCTATTTTGTGTTTCATAGATAGAGTTTGGGttgaaaaaattctaaattgtctatgaaaaatgctatttttacgTCTGTTACATTTTCGTACATTTGTaagaaatgctatttttatATCTCGTGTACATTTCGGATACATTTATGTACATCTTCTTTTCAAATTAAtcattatatttgaaaaaaagatgtaaaagaaaaatatatataaccgATCTCTTTATTCATTAAATAAGAAATGCTAAAAACCACATGATTGAGGCCTTAAATATTCTTTATGGAAGGAATCTTAATTATACTAATGATTTTTGAGAGCCTTATTTTATTCCTTAGGCGACCGCCTAGTCAATGTAAGCACTGTAAGCCGTCTCTACGGCTACGTCGGGTAAATTATGCAGTTAAGATTTGACTTAGGTgctgtaattattttttttttaacttttacgTGGGTGTTTGGTACTAATTATCCATGTCCGAAAGACTAATCAAAAGAAGGTGAATTAACATGATTAGAGCGTGAAAATGGATCATTATTGGTCTTACTGGGTGTGGGTGGTCCACTGGGTCAAAATTAGAGTGCTTGATATGATTATGCGGGCCCTTAAAATCATGGTACTTCCACCTCTTTAATCTTTTAATCTTCATGCTTGCATGATCACTACTGCttctattaatattattaataactCGAGCCAAATGTTGTCCTTGGTAGTTGGTAGTGGTGAGTGGTGTTACAAAGGATACGGGTGTTTCATTAATCAAAAGTTACGAGCATtaagctcttacatcacaaagtataaagttTTGTAAAATCATAGTCATATGCTATGAAGTTACATAGTCGtagatacaaataaaatttttacaataaagtgatatctataactttcatcttccgctaactcatgtacaaaaatagttaatgaGTAGATCTGCTCtgagcagactagatctaaaacaaaaataaccaaatatcctagaaaaatttatttaaatcggCTGTGAGAGATAACTtctcacacctgactaaccttcatcctATAAATCGCCCATGAGAacagatctaaagagaagaaaCGTAATTAGTGGTCAGTTAAGGCTAAAGAGtataacccgtttaattaaatgaatcgagtGAAGATTGACTTAAATTGTCTTATACCCATACTTCGACACGACCTAAACCCGACACAAATCTAACACGAAATTAGCAGATTATAATTTAAGGATTTGACCCATTTAAGTAAATGTGTCAGATTAAAGTTGACATTTATAATAATCTTATTTTCATGTCTTGACATGATTAAAACCCTGCA is a window of Alnus glutinosa chromosome 4, dhAlnGlut1.1, whole genome shotgun sequence DNA encoding:
- the LOC133866985 gene encoding kinesin-like protein NACK1, translated to MTVRTPGTPVSKIERTPVSTPGGPRVKEEKIVVTVRLRPLSKREQLAKDQVAWECIDDHTIVHKPLPQERSAQPASFTFDKVFGPASLTETVYEEGVKNVALSALMGINATIFAYGQTSSGKTYTMRGITEKAVNDIYRHIMNTPERDFAIKISGLEIYNENVKDLLNAESGRNLKLLDDPEKGTVVEKLVEETANDDQHLRQLINICEAQRQVGETALNDNSSRSHQIIRLTIQSTLRENSDCVRSFVASLNFVDLAGSERASQTHADGARLREGCHINLSLMTLTTVIRKLSVGKRSGHIPYRDSKLTRILQHSLGGNARTAIICTLSPALSHVEQSRNTLYFATRAKEVTNNAHVNMVVSDKQLVRHLQKEVARLEAELRTPDPSKEKDWKIQQMEMEIEELRRQRDVAQSQVDELRKKLQEDQQSSNPFESPHPVKKCLSYTGEAKELGRVDKVRSTMLRQSMRQSSTAPFTLMHEIRKLEHLQEQLGEEANRALEVLQKEVDCHRLGNQDAAETIAKLQSEIRDMRSMHSVPKEVGNTVAPNKSVSTNLKEEITRLHSQGSTIANLEEQLENVQKSIDKLVMSLPSNYHQFNSESSPKAKKEHKKKKLLPLASSNVANVQNFIRSPCSPLSASRQVLDSDIENRAPEPEHDDTVSIDTLPESEKETPTKSEDGGDVSSKENTPGYRRCSSVNMKKMQKMFQNAAEENVRSIRAYVTELKERVAKLQYQKQLLVCQVVELEANEAAGYNLEDEENIEPELPQVSWQVTFREQRQQIIELWDLCYVSIIHRTQFYLLFKGDPADQIYMEVELRRLTWLQQHLAELGNASPAPMGDEPTISLSSSFRALKREREFLAKRLTSRLTVEERDALYIKWDIPLEGKHRKMQFVNKLWTDPHDAKHVQESAEIVAKLVGFCESGNLSKEMFELNFVLPSDKRTWLVGWNQISNLLHL
- the LOC133866027 gene encoding non-specific lipid-transfer protein 2-like, yielding MKASYIAVCALLLLLLARAQITVAVTCNPTQLSPCVSAITSSSAPSTVCCGKIKEQKPCLCQYLKNPNLKKFVNSPNARKVANTCGTPFPKC